One part of the Candidatus Aquiluna sp. UB-MaderosW2red genome encodes these proteins:
- the gltB gene encoding glutamate synthase large subunit, whose protein sequence is MTRLSPFLRFNSAPAAHGLYDPADSKDACGLAMVATLRGTPGHDIVQMALSSLRNLEHRGAVGSDEGTGDGAGILTQLPDRFFRGVVDFELPESGSYGAGMVFFEQDSMPEDKKRFEQLAETEGLIVLGWRTPPTRPEVLGELARNAMPLIEQVFLAAKDHSAGLELERMLFRLRKRSEREIGIYHPSLSMRTLIYKGMVTTLQLEPFYADLSDERFESQLALVHSRFSTNTFPSWPLAHPFRFIAHNGEINTVKGNANWMRARESQLQSELLGDIEQLKPIVSGGASDSATFDEVLELLVLSGRSLPHAMMMMIPGAWENQLDMDPGLRDFFEYHSLIMEPWDGPAAVIFTDGTLVGATLDRNGLRPGRFVVTDDGFVILASEIGVADIAPERIVRKGRLQPGKMFLIDTASGTIIEDEQIKSEVAAIEPWGKWLKAEMINLRDLPEREHIRYSSASVNRRQRAFGYTEEDLKEFIAPMARAGQEPLGAMGTDTPIAAISDRPRLLFDYFTQQFAQVTNPPLDAIREEVVTSMSTAIGPVLNLLSATPQHAKQMVLDFPILNNDELAKIKHIDRANNIGKAVTISCLYRVDDGAQALKTRLDEMFLEADEALAAGATFIVLSDRNSNRELAPIPSLLFCSAIHHHLIRNGTRTRAGLVIESGDARDVHHVASLIGYGASAVNPYLALETAEDMVAKGLIEGITQEQSSKNMVKALGKGVLKVMSKMGISTVSSYSGAQCFEAIGLSQELVDTYFTGTITKLGGVGLEILHTEIEKRHLAAYPVEGASRIHLPLEVGGEMKWRRDGPPHLFNPETIFKLQHSTKAKRYDIFKEYTRAVDDQSERLMTIRGLFKFNIGMRPAVSISEVESVSSIVKRFSTGAMSMGSISPEAHEVLAIAMNSIGARSNTGEGGESVERLLDPQRRSKVKQVASGRFGVTSMYLTHADDIQIKMAQGAKPGEGGQLPPNKVYPWIADLRHSTPGVGLISPPPHHDIYSIEDLKQLIFDLKRANREARIHVKLVSQFGVGTVAAGVAKTKADVVLISGHDGGTGASPLNSLKHAGTPWELGLAEAQQTLLVNGLRDRIVVQVDGSMKTGRDVVIAALLGAEEYGFATAPLVVSGCILMRVCHLDTCPVGVATQNPELRERFTGQAEHIVNFFEFLAQEVREHLAELGFRTLEEAIGHVELLDANRAISHWKGDGLDLSPIFAGKELGVNQNLSSKTTQDHQLEEHFDFPLIEETSEALKNGKPVEIIRNINNTNQAIGAMLGNELTKRFGEEGLDPGTLKLTLTGSAGQSLGAFIPRGISISVEGDCNDYVGKGLSGGRISARPSRNAGFQAQENVIAGNVIGYGATSGEIYLNGIVGERFMVRNSGATAVVEGVGDHALEYMTGGKVLILGRTGINLGAGMSGGVAYVYRLSETKVNREALQSGELQMSKLEGDDVADLRDLLEQHIENTESVLAQKMLIDFDEEIKNFVRVMPRDYAAVRQIQINASVDGLELDGEEVWTKILEVTRG, encoded by the coding sequence ATGACCCGCTTGAGTCCTTTCCTAAGGTTCAACTCTGCTCCTGCCGCCCATGGCCTCTATGACCCAGCTGATTCGAAAGACGCCTGCGGTCTCGCCATGGTTGCCACCTTGCGCGGCACGCCCGGACACGACATCGTCCAGATGGCTTTATCTTCACTCCGAAACCTTGAGCATCGTGGCGCAGTGGGCTCCGATGAGGGCACCGGTGATGGGGCCGGAATCTTGACCCAGCTGCCGGATCGATTCTTTCGGGGAGTTGTGGATTTTGAGTTGCCAGAAAGCGGCTCTTACGGAGCTGGCATGGTCTTTTTTGAACAAGACTCGATGCCCGAGGATAAAAAGAGATTCGAGCAATTGGCCGAAACCGAGGGGCTAATCGTCCTCGGCTGGAGAACGCCTCCCACAAGGCCAGAAGTGCTAGGGGAACTCGCGAGAAATGCGATGCCCCTAATTGAACAGGTATTTCTGGCCGCTAAAGATCACTCTGCGGGCCTCGAGCTCGAGCGAATGTTATTTCGATTGCGCAAGCGCAGTGAGCGAGAAATCGGGATCTATCACCCATCGCTTTCGATGAGGACACTTATCTATAAGGGCATGGTGACAACCTTGCAATTGGAGCCGTTTTATGCTGACCTGTCGGATGAGAGATTTGAGTCTCAGTTAGCGCTAGTTCATTCGCGTTTTTCCACAAACACTTTCCCATCTTGGCCGCTCGCGCACCCGTTTAGATTCATCGCCCATAACGGCGAAATCAATACGGTCAAGGGCAACGCGAACTGGATGCGAGCCAGGGAGTCTCAGCTTCAGAGCGAACTGCTCGGTGACATTGAACAACTGAAGCCAATTGTTTCTGGTGGCGCATCCGATTCGGCGACCTTCGATGAGGTCTTGGAGCTTTTGGTGCTCTCTGGTAGATCCCTCCCGCACGCCATGATGATGATGATTCCCGGCGCTTGGGAAAACCAACTAGACATGGATCCAGGCCTTCGAGATTTCTTCGAGTATCACAGTCTGATAATGGAGCCCTGGGATGGTCCGGCGGCAGTTATCTTTACCGACGGAACTCTGGTGGGAGCAACCCTCGATAGAAATGGACTTCGGCCGGGTAGGTTCGTGGTCACTGACGATGGTTTTGTGATTTTGGCCAGCGAAATCGGAGTGGCGGACATAGCCCCGGAGCGGATTGTTCGAAAGGGCAGATTGCAGCCCGGGAAAATGTTCCTGATAGACACTGCAAGTGGCACAATCATCGAAGATGAGCAAATCAAGAGTGAGGTTGCAGCGATTGAGCCTTGGGGTAAGTGGCTGAAAGCCGAAATGATCAACCTCAGAGACCTTCCTGAGCGCGAACACATTAGATATTCTTCCGCATCGGTCAACCGTCGCCAACGCGCTTTTGGTTATACCGAAGAGGACCTTAAAGAGTTCATCGCGCCAATGGCGCGGGCCGGCCAGGAGCCTCTAGGAGCAATGGGTACCGACACCCCGATTGCCGCAATCTCAGACCGGCCGAGATTGCTCTTTGACTATTTCACCCAGCAATTCGCTCAGGTTACGAATCCTCCGCTAGACGCCATTCGCGAGGAGGTTGTCACCTCGATGTCTACGGCCATTGGTCCAGTTTTGAACTTATTGAGCGCGACTCCCCAGCATGCAAAGCAAATGGTGTTGGACTTCCCAATCCTCAACAATGATGAGCTGGCCAAAATCAAGCACATCGATCGTGCCAATAACATTGGCAAAGCCGTCACGATATCCTGCTTATACCGAGTGGATGATGGTGCTCAAGCCCTAAAAACGCGACTCGATGAAATGTTCCTTGAGGCCGATGAGGCACTCGCCGCCGGTGCCACCTTTATTGTGCTCTCGGATCGAAATTCAAACCGTGAGCTGGCGCCAATTCCCTCATTGCTATTTTGCTCAGCGATTCACCACCATCTAATTCGTAATGGCACAAGAACAAGAGCCGGGCTGGTTATTGAATCTGGTGACGCGCGAGACGTTCACCACGTTGCCTCACTGATTGGTTATGGCGCTTCAGCCGTGAATCCATATCTGGCCTTAGAAACCGCAGAAGACATGGTGGCGAAGGGTCTCATCGAAGGCATTACCCAGGAGCAAAGCAGCAAAAACATGGTCAAGGCCTTGGGTAAGGGTGTTCTAAAAGTCATGTCCAAGATGGGGATTTCAACCGTCTCTTCCTATTCGGGTGCGCAATGCTTCGAGGCCATTGGGCTTAGCCAAGAGCTGGTGGACACTTATTTCACCGGCACTATCACCAAGCTCGGGGGAGTGGGACTTGAGATACTTCACACCGAGATCGAGAAGAGGCACCTAGCCGCTTACCCGGTTGAGGGCGCAAGCCGAATCCACTTACCACTTGAGGTCGGCGGTGAGATGAAGTGGCGCAGAGATGGACCGCCACACTTATTTAACCCAGAGACAATTTTCAAATTGCAGCACTCTACCAAGGCCAAGAGATACGACATATTCAAGGAATATACGCGTGCAGTCGACGATCAGTCGGAGCGGCTAATGACCATCCGGGGACTGTTCAAATTTAACATTGGAATGAGGCCTGCGGTTTCAATTTCTGAAGTCGAGTCGGTATCGAGCATTGTGAAGCGCTTTTCCACTGGAGCCATGTCAATGGGTTCAATTTCACCGGAGGCTCACGAGGTGCTCGCTATTGCAATGAACAGCATTGGCGCCAGGAGTAACACCGGAGAAGGCGGTGAGTCGGTTGAGCGACTCCTGGACCCCCAGCGTCGCAGCAAGGTGAAACAGGTTGCTTCGGGCCGTTTTGGTGTGACATCGATGTACTTGACTCACGCGGATGACATTCAGATCAAAATGGCGCAGGGAGCCAAGCCGGGTGAAGGTGGCCAGTTGCCGCCAAATAAGGTGTACCCATGGATTGCGGATCTGAGACACTCCACCCCGGGGGTAGGTCTTATTTCACCTCCGCCGCACCACGACATTTATTCGATTGAAGACCTCAAGCAATTAATCTTTGACCTGAAGCGTGCAAACCGTGAAGCGCGAATCCACGTGAAACTGGTCAGCCAGTTCGGTGTTGGCACGGTTGCCGCGGGAGTGGCTAAGACCAAAGCCGATGTCGTTTTGATTTCTGGACACGATGGCGGAACAGGGGCGAGCCCACTCAACTCGCTCAAACATGCCGGCACACCCTGGGAGCTCGGCCTCGCAGAGGCTCAGCAAACCCTCTTGGTCAACGGCCTTCGAGACCGGATTGTCGTTCAGGTTGATGGCTCCATGAAGACTGGTCGCGATGTAGTCATCGCGGCACTTCTGGGCGCCGAAGAATATGGCTTTGCAACTGCCCCGCTCGTAGTTAGCGGCTGCATACTAATGCGGGTGTGTCATCTTGACACCTGTCCGGTGGGGGTTGCGACTCAAAACCCAGAACTTCGTGAACGCTTCACGGGCCAGGCCGAGCACATAGTTAATTTCTTCGAATTTCTAGCTCAGGAAGTAAGAGAACACCTCGCTGAACTCGGCTTTAGGACTCTTGAAGAAGCTATTGGCCACGTTGAGCTTCTTGATGCCAATCGGGCAATCAGTCACTGGAAAGGTGATGGGCTTGACCTTTCGCCGATTTTTGCCGGCAAGGAACTGGGCGTAAACCAAAACCTAAGCAGCAAGACCACCCAGGATCACCAGCTCGAAGAGCACTTTGACTTTCCATTAATAGAAGAAACTTCGGAAGCGCTGAAAAACGGCAAGCCGGTGGAAATCATTAGGAACATTAACAACACGAATCAAGCCATCGGGGCGATGCTGGGCAACGAACTCACCAAACGCTTTGGGGAAGAGGGTCTAGATCCTGGAACCTTGAAGCTCACGCTCACTGGCTCTGCAGGCCAATCACTCGGGGCGTTCATCCCAAGGGGCATTTCGATCTCAGTAGAAGGTGACTGCAACGATTATGTTGGCAAGGGTCTTTCTGGTGGTCGAATTAGCGCGCGACCATCTCGTAATGCTGGTTTCCAGGCCCAGGAGAACGTGATTGCTGGAAACGTTATTGGCTACGGCGCCACCTCGGGTGAGATATACCTAAACGGCATCGTGGGTGAGCGTTTTATGGTTCGAAACTCTGGTGCCACCGCTGTGGTAGAAGGGGTTGGAGACCACGCCCTGGAGTACATGACTGGCGGTAAAGTCTTGATCCTGGGCCGCACCGGGATAAACCTCGGGGCGGGAATGTCTGGTGGAGTGGCCTATGTCTACCGACTCTCAGAAACAAAAGTCAATCGAGAAGCCCTTCAGTCCGGGGAGCTGCAAATGTCAAAACTAGAAGGCGATGACGTAGCTGATCTTAGAGATCTTCTGGAGCAGCACATCGAAAATACTGAGTCTGTTTTGGCCCAAAAGATGCTGATCGACTTTGATGAGGAGATCAAGAATTTTGTTCGGGTCATGCCAAGGGATTATGCGGCAGTCAGGCAGATTCAAATAAATGCTTCGGTTGATGGCCTTGAGCTTGATGGCGAAGAAGTCTGGACCAAGATACTGGAGGTGACTCGTGGCTGA
- a CDS encoding indole-3-glycerol-phosphate synthase translates to MLDNLFAQALLASERRMDRVSPARVALAIQELPRPLDTLKILSPGPTIKLIAEIKRRSPSKGFLAEIPDAGELAKRYQLAGAHAISVLTEESGFGGSMKDLEEVKLRVQIPILRKDFISSEYQILEARAAGADFVLLILAWLSPERYKMLHAFAESLEMAVLVETHSEKEIETALSANAKLIGINTRDLETFVQDLSLYERMAQLLPKTVIRVAESSVKTVSDVERYRSAGADVVLVGEALVTGNPEILIPQFTSVT, encoded by the coding sequence GTGCTCGATAACCTATTTGCCCAGGCCCTGCTGGCTTCTGAACGACGCATGGATCGGGTTTCTCCGGCCCGGGTGGCGCTAGCTATCCAAGAGCTGCCGAGGCCCTTGGATACCCTCAAAATTCTTTCCCCCGGCCCAACAATCAAACTAATCGCAGAAATCAAACGGCGAAGCCCTTCGAAGGGTTTTCTTGCCGAAATCCCAGATGCTGGCGAATTGGCAAAGCGGTACCAGCTGGCTGGCGCTCACGCGATCTCGGTATTGACTGAGGAATCCGGTTTTGGTGGATCAATGAAAGATCTCGAAGAGGTCAAGCTCAGGGTGCAGATTCCGATTTTGCGCAAGGACTTTATTTCCTCGGAGTATCAAATTCTTGAAGCCAGAGCGGCGGGCGCCGATTTCGTGCTCTTGATTCTGGCCTGGCTAAGTCCGGAAAGGTACAAGATGTTGCACGCCTTCGCCGAATCTTTGGAGATGGCGGTGCTCGTGGAAACTCATAGTGAAAAAGAGATTGAGACTGCGCTGAGCGCGAACGCAAAACTCATCGGCATCAACACTCGAGACCTTGAGACTTTCGTGCAAGACCTCTCGCTTTATGAGCGAATGGCGCAGCTACTGCCTAAAACGGTGATTCGGGTGGCCGAGTCCTCGGTGAAAACGGTTTCCGATGTCGAACGTTACCGCAGTGCCGGAGCAGATGTCGTTTTGGTCGGCGAGGCACTAGTGACAGGCAATCCCGAGATTTTGATCCCCCAGTTCACTTCCGTTACGTAA
- the lgt gene encoding prolipoprotein diacylglyceryl transferase yields MQILLSIPSPDVSYFDLGPVRIHFYALFILAGIVIGSLLADAKLHSRGAARGAFLDIALWAVPLGILGGRFFHVITHPRDYFFEGADLLAVFRIWEGGLAIYGALIFGAVGAFIGTRQLGLRFWAVMDAAAPGILIAQGLGRLGNYFNNELFGLPTTLPWGLEISIDNRAYPNGLPEGLTFHPTFLYEMIWNFAGAALLLILARKLSLQWGKVFALYIVIYSTGRVWIESIRIDPSEIILGLRVNVWSALIGIAIGIIIYLVQTRRHPGAEPSVWSKGREPVQDPNESNPPEPEVESTKAT; encoded by the coding sequence GTGCAAATTCTTCTGAGTATCCCGTCCCCAGATGTCAGCTACTTTGACCTAGGGCCCGTCCGTATTCACTTTTACGCTTTGTTTATCCTTGCCGGAATAGTCATCGGGAGCCTCTTGGCAGATGCTAAATTGCACTCTCGTGGCGCAGCCCGCGGAGCCTTTTTAGACATCGCGCTCTGGGCAGTGCCGCTTGGAATCCTGGGTGGGCGCTTTTTCCATGTCATCACGCACCCGAGAGACTATTTTTTCGAGGGGGCCGACTTACTAGCTGTCTTTCGAATCTGGGAGGGTGGTCTAGCCATCTACGGGGCCCTTATTTTTGGTGCCGTGGGTGCTTTCATAGGGACCAGACAGCTTGGGCTTCGCTTTTGGGCCGTGATGGATGCAGCGGCCCCCGGAATATTAATCGCCCAGGGCCTTGGAAGACTCGGTAATTACTTTAATAATGAGCTGTTCGGACTTCCCACCACACTTCCATGGGGCCTTGAAATATCGATAGACAACCGGGCTTATCCAAACGGCCTACCGGAAGGACTCACCTTTCACCCGACTTTCCTTTACGAAATGATTTGGAACTTTGCAGGTGCCGCACTGCTTTTGATTCTCGCAAGGAAACTTTCGCTGCAGTGGGGGAAGGTCTTCGCGCTTTACATTGTTATTTACTCGACTGGAAGAGTTTGGATAGAAAGTATCCGAATTGACCCGAGTGAGATTATTCTTGGTCTTCGAGTAAATGTCTGGTCGGCGCTGATCGGCATTGCGATAGGTATTATTATTTACCTGGTTCAGACTCGCCGTCACCCCGGCGCTGAGCCTTCAGTTTGGTCCAAAGGCAGAGAACCTGTTCAGGACCCAAACGAATCCAATCCACCCGAGCCTGAAGTTGAGTCAACAAAGGCCACCTAA
- the trpA gene encoding tryptophan synthase subunit alpha gives MSKISQLLEANTASSRGSLIGYFPAGFPTVDESVAALIAMAKNGCDVLEIGVPYSDPVMDGIVIQKATEKALENGFRLKQLFDVIRRVREEVETPILVMSYWNPIMRFGVEDFAGQLKQAGAQGIITPDLIPDEASSWIEVSEKLELDRVFLVAPSSSDLRIESTSAASSGFVYSVSTMGITGERANLDDIAKSLTSRVKQLGSVPTCVGVGISTAAQVREVNSYANGAIVGTAFVNAFATGGLLALAQKTKELASGLG, from the coding sequence ATGAGCAAGATTTCACAGCTTCTAGAAGCTAATACCGCATCAAGCAGGGGCTCCCTAATCGGATATTTTCCAGCCGGTTTTCCAACGGTGGATGAGTCGGTTGCCGCACTAATAGCGATGGCCAAAAATGGTTGCGACGTCCTGGAAATAGGGGTTCCGTACTCCGATCCCGTAATGGACGGAATTGTGATTCAGAAAGCTACCGAAAAGGCTCTTGAAAACGGTTTTAGGCTCAAGCAGCTCTTCGATGTGATTCGGCGAGTTCGCGAAGAGGTCGAGACCCCAATTTTGGTGATGAGTTACTGGAACCCAATTATGCGCTTTGGGGTCGAAGATTTCGCCGGTCAACTCAAGCAAGCTGGCGCTCAAGGGATTATCACTCCGGACCTAATCCCGGATGAGGCCAGCAGCTGGATTGAGGTTTCTGAGAAGCTGGAGTTGGACCGGGTGTTTCTTGTCGCCCCCTCCTCTTCCGATCTTAGAATCGAGTCCACCTCAGCCGCTTCGAGTGGCTTCGTCTACTCGGTCTCCACCATGGGCATAACCGGGGAGCGAGCGAACCTAGATGACATAGCCAAGTCCCTCACCTCCAGGGTTAAGCAACTCGGTTCAGTACCAACTTGTGTGGGTGTCGGCATCTCAACCGCGGCTCAGGTCAGGGAAGTGAATAGCTACGCCAATGGGGCGATTGTGGGAACCGCTTTTGTAAATGCATTTGCCACCGGTGGACTTCTGGCACTAGCCCAAAAAACAAAAGAACTTGCCAGCGGTCTAGGATAA
- the trpE gene encoding anthranilate synthase component I: MISLDEARELAIEYNVIPLSKRLFSGTETPVGIYQKLAKTNPNTFLLESAEQGVWGRYSFIGLKSRGQLIADDSGVRFEGIDSALPDSSELITNPLEALEQMQSSWRSSPTDFPLNSGLVGFLSWGAVNFIEKLPTSKPADYQIPLYAFNQFSELIVMDHKTAELIVVAVMHLESGADLESKYELAQSQIHELVLRLSEPTESLISEPNWPEPSFIKRTAKADYLSQIAQAKEHVRAGDVFQVVISQRFDHEITVDALEVYRALRAVNPSPYMYLLRFQDVLGDFSIVGSSPEALVKISGASAIMHPIAGSRPRGKDTQSDIALAEELQKDEKERSEHLMLVDLARNDLLKVCDPDSVHVSEYMQVHRFSHIMHLVSTVEGKLSKGMGPVSCLRATFPAGTLSGAPKPRALEIIHELEPSYRGLFGGVVGYFDFQGNSDLAIAIRTALIRDGIAHVQAGAGIVLDSNPESEYAETEAKAAVVLRAIAAANAMGHA, encoded by the coding sequence GTGATCTCTTTAGATGAGGCCCGAGAGCTGGCTATCGAATACAACGTAATTCCACTTAGCAAGAGATTATTCTCGGGCACTGAAACTCCGGTTGGTATTTACCAGAAACTTGCAAAGACCAACCCCAACACCTTCTTACTTGAATCAGCAGAGCAGGGGGTCTGGGGTCGCTATTCCTTCATCGGGCTCAAATCGCGCGGCCAATTAATAGCCGACGATTCGGGCGTCAGATTCGAAGGGATAGATTCCGCACTTCCAGATTCAAGCGAACTAATCACAAACCCCCTTGAGGCGCTCGAGCAAATGCAATCCTCCTGGAGATCCTCACCAACAGACTTTCCACTAAATTCGGGCCTGGTCGGATTTCTAAGCTGGGGGGCGGTGAACTTTATCGAGAAGCTGCCAACATCCAAGCCGGCGGACTATCAAATACCGCTTTACGCATTTAATCAGTTTTCCGAATTGATTGTTATGGACCACAAAACTGCAGAACTGATTGTGGTTGCGGTGATGCACCTAGAATCCGGGGCTGACCTAGAGTCAAAATACGAATTGGCACAATCTCAAATCCACGAATTAGTGCTGCGGCTGAGTGAGCCCACTGAGTCTTTGATTAGCGAGCCAAATTGGCCCGAGCCCAGCTTTATAAAGCGCACTGCGAAGGCCGATTACCTGAGTCAAATAGCGCAAGCCAAAGAGCACGTGCGCGCCGGAGATGTATTTCAGGTTGTGATTTCTCAACGTTTTGATCATGAAATTACAGTAGATGCCCTGGAGGTCTATCGGGCGCTGCGCGCTGTGAATCCCAGCCCCTACATGTACCTACTCAGGTTCCAGGATGTTCTTGGGGATTTCTCAATCGTCGGATCCTCCCCAGAAGCACTTGTGAAGATTTCGGGAGCCAGCGCAATAATGCACCCAATTGCCGGCTCGCGCCCAAGAGGCAAGGACACCCAAAGCGATATCGCTCTGGCCGAGGAATTGCAAAAGGACGAGAAGGAGCGCAGCGAGCACTTGATGCTGGTGGATCTGGCGAGAAACGACCTTCTCAAAGTCTGCGACCCAGACTCAGTGCACGTCAGCGAGTACATGCAGGTCCACCGTTTTAGCCACATCATGCACCTGGTTTCAACCGTTGAGGGGAAACTCTCAAAGGGCATGGGGCCAGTTTCATGTCTTCGAGCGACCTTTCCGGCCGGAACGCTCTCAGGAGCCCCTAAGCCTAGAGCGCTGGAAATTATTCACGAGTTGGAACCCAGCTATCGAGGCCTTTTCGGAGGCGTAGTCGGATATTTTGACTTTCAAGGGAACTCAGATTTGGCAATTGCGATAAGAACTGCATTGATTCGTGATGGAATTGCACATGTACAAGCCGGTGCAGGAATCGTGTTGGATTCAAACCCAGAGAGTGAATATGCGGAAACTGAAGCGAAGGCAGCCGTCGTGCTGAGGGCGATAGCAGCAGCGAATGCGATGGGTCATGCGTAG
- the trpB gene encoding tryptophan synthase subunit beta — MTNLLGDQTGPYFGEYGGRFVPEPLIAALDELEATYLAAKADPSFALELADLHKNYTGRPSIITEAPRFAKEFGDLRVFLKREDLNHTGSHKINNVMGQALLAKRMGKKRIIAETGAGQHGVASATAAAYFDLDCVVYMGEVDTQRQALNVARMKLLGAEVIPVTTGSRTLKDAINEALRDWVANVDTTHYLLGTVAGPHPFPTMVRDFHSVIGNEARAQMLELTGKLPDVVAACVGGGSNAIGIFHAFLDDPDVSLWGFEAAGDGIDTPQHSATLSMGTPGVLHGARSYLLQDEDGQTMDSHSISAGLDYPGVGPEHSWLKDLGRANYFGITDAQAMNAMRLLSQTEGIIPAIETAHALAGIAKLAEVLPKGSSILINLSGRGDKDMETAGRYFGLLGDK, encoded by the coding sequence ATGACAAATCTGCTAGGCGATCAAACGGGTCCATATTTTGGCGAGTACGGTGGCAGGTTTGTGCCGGAACCACTCATTGCCGCTCTAGATGAGCTAGAAGCCACCTACCTGGCAGCCAAAGCCGACCCAAGTTTTGCTCTGGAACTTGCGGATTTGCACAAGAACTACACCGGCCGCCCTTCAATAATTACCGAGGCGCCAAGATTTGCTAAAGAGTTTGGTGACCTAAGAGTTTTCCTAAAACGCGAAGACCTTAACCACACCGGCAGTCACAAAATTAACAACGTAATGGGTCAGGCGCTGTTGGCCAAGCGCATGGGCAAAAAGCGGATCATTGCCGAAACTGGTGCCGGTCAGCACGGGGTGGCTAGCGCCACTGCTGCCGCTTATTTCGATCTTGACTGCGTGGTTTACATGGGCGAGGTTGACACCCAACGTCAGGCCCTAAATGTCGCCCGCATGAAGCTCTTAGGAGCCGAAGTGATCCCAGTTACAACGGGCTCAAGGACTCTCAAGGATGCCATTAATGAGGCCCTCAGGGACTGGGTGGCAAATGTCGATACCACTCACTACCTTTTGGGAACCGTTGCCGGCCCCCATCCTTTTCCAACCATGGTGCGGGATTTCCACTCCGTAATAGGAAATGAGGCGCGGGCTCAGATGCTCGAGCTAACTGGCAAGCTGCCAGATGTTGTAGCGGCCTGCGTCGGCGGCGGGTCTAATGCAATTGGAATCTTCCACGCATTCTTAGATGATCCTGATGTTTCACTCTGGGGCTTTGAGGCGGCAGGGGATGGCATTGACACCCCGCAGCACTCAGCGACCCTGTCGATGGGCACCCCTGGCGTCTTACACGGTGCAAGAAGCTATCTCTTGCAAGATGAAGACGGTCAGACCATGGACTCGCATTCGATCTCCGCAGGTTTGGACTATCCGGGTGTAGGGCCGGAACACTCTTGGCTCAAAGATCTGGGAAGAGCTAATTACTTTGGAATTACGGATGCCCAGGCCATGAATGCGATGCGACTTTTGTCCCAAACCGAGGGAATCATCCCAGCGATTGAAACTGCCCACGCGCTAGCGGGGATTGCAAAACTCGCCGAAGTCTTGCCAAAGGGTTCAAGCATTTTGATAAATCTCTCGGGTCGCGGCGATAAGGACATGGAGACCGCGGGTCGTTATTTTGGCTTATTAGGAGATAAATGA
- a CDS encoding DUF6704 family protein yields MTYKGADPGHGNSIAAWVTVTIILFAFCVGTLFFYLDIPEVVWASAAVAALGPVVGIVLRTRGYGVSGQKNKNH; encoded by the coding sequence ATGACTTATAAGGGTGCAGATCCAGGCCACGGTAACTCAATTGCAGCTTGGGTAACGGTAACAATCATCTTGTTCGCATTTTGCGTTGGGACTCTTTTTTTCTACCTGGACATTCCCGAAGTAGTTTGGGCATCCGCGGCAGTTGCTGCCCTGGGTCCGGTTGTTGGAATAGTGCTTCGCACCAGAGGGTACGGCGTATCTGGTCAAAAAAATAAAAATCACTAG